gggaaccggagcacccagaggatcccatgtggtcacagagaggatgtccaaactccacacagacagcgcccaaggtcaggatcgcaccagggttgctggagctatgaggcagtggttctaccaaCTGCACCAATGTGAGTGGAGGACAGTCATGGAAAAAGTTTGTGCATAAAATCTATCTCAGTGGCTTGCAATGGTGTGATCACCAAGTTTGATCAGGAGGATAAATACCCAAGCATTGCCACACTGTCTGGGTATATCACCTAAAGAAATGGAACATAAAGTGAGTACTTGTATTGGTGAACATGAAAGTACTGGATAGTTTCTAAGGACCTGGCTGGTTCAATGATCTcagtcagggaaggaaatctgctctccttccccagtctggattctatgtgactccagaccaacaacAGTGTGCTTGAGCTTTCACATTTCCCTGAAATAGCCTAGCAAACTATCTGGTTCAAGAGTAACTGGACATACGATGGTAATGTGTGACCACACAATGGTTATGTTGTTCTCAGTAATGGCTCCAAGTTTTGCCACAGGTCACTTACACTTGAGCAGACAGATCATACGAGGCATAGAAAGAGCCCATTCCCACCCATCTGGCCTCTTTGAAAGAAGCTTCTATTGGTCCAacgcttctctcctcttcccccagaGACCTGCAACAGATTCACATCCAGTTGcttcagaatcacaatcagaatcagacttattatcattgacttatatgacgtgaaatttgttgttttgcggcagcagtacagtgcaaagatataaaatcactataaattacaaaattaaataaatagtgcaaaaaaggaataatgaggtagcattcatgggttcatggaccattcagaaatctgacggtggatgggaagaagctgtttctgaatcattaagtgtgaagggttgtgcccatgatggagctgactgagtctacaaccctctccagcctcttgcgatgctgtgtattggagcctccataccaggcggtgatgcaaccagtcagaatgctctctacatCGATAGAAATTTGTAATTTCCTTTCTGAAAGTTACTGTTTAATAGtttccaccatccactcaggaaTTATCTTCCAGAAGCTAAGGCCAGAAGAGGCAAATTTGACACAGGGCATTGTAATGTAGCAGAATAAATGTTTAAGGACTGGACAGAGAGACAGCTGATTGAAGTGAATGCGAGGTCAAGGGATTTGGGTGCAGAGAGAGGATATGGGATTAGGACTTCTGCCTGTTGAAGGATAGAAACCATCATGGTCTATCTGGTTCCATGTTGCCACTTCAAAGGGGAGGGTTGCAGACAGTTAAAAGAGCACCAGTCAACAATCTGATAGCCTCGACAGCagccgaagtcaggattgaacccatgcctCCGGTGTTGCGAGGCAGTGGAGCTACTAGCTGTGCCAGGGTGCCGCCCTTGTGCGCTAAAAGGTGTACACCACCCTCAGCAGCGTCCTTCTAATTGGATGGGCATTTAGGTCACAACCTCCTTTCCCGTCAAAGTCTTACTTATCTTGCTCCTTTCAACTCTTACCAGCAACACAACCAGTTTCTGGAGTAATCCAAATGCCTCTAAAATAGATTGGAGTCTGCACAATCATCCGAAGGTCCAACAGTCCCACTGAGGTTAACGCCagctcccaaggtgcaacacgaGAGACACGTGACCTCTTGCACTACATCAAGAACCTATGTATAAGTACTGACCTATGATTGCTGCATTGCCTGTCTAATGTAGCTCCTCCCACAAGGGAATAGCCTGAAGTATCAGGCTTCCAGTGAGCCCATCggcgtcatttattgcatccggtgctcccagtgcagcctcctctccatcggtgagacccgacgcagattgggggatcacttcttcgagcacctttgctctatCTACCGTAACAGCCAGGGTGTCTCAGCGGCCAGCCatcttaattccacttcccattcccacaccgatgcGCCCGTCcacgacctcctccactgccgagtcgaggccagacgcagattagaggaacagtgcctcgtattccaccttggtagtctccaaacgAACATCAGGAACGTCGAATTCtcgaacttctggtaactgcttcTTTGTATTTTCCCTGATCCCACcgccccccatcaccccatctctttctcctctcccactctctccatgTGGCCGTCAcctacacattcctcccactggttcccctccccacctccttccctttcttccatggtccaccgtcctctcctatcagattccatcttcttcggccctttgtcacctccacctatcacctcccagcttcttacatcattcccactctcccacctccctcaaCTGCCTAAAcccgccccctcacctggatccacctatcatctaccagcttttccctccacctttttagactggcgatctcccctctcTCCAGTCCTGTGAAGGGCCTCAACCCCTCCTTTTTATGTTGTTCCAGTAAGGCGAGCCTGTGACTCATGGTTAATCCAAGGCACGGTGCTGGAACATGCAGCCGCTGAATCACCACAGACGGTTAACAGAGCAGGTTAATTAGGATGTCAGTCTCAAAGGAGATGAATACACAGTGTACGATGGCAGAAGCAAGCCATCGGAGGACTGGATGCAGAAATACAGGGGAGAACATTCAGGGTCATGGGACGAGGGGAGTAAATGTCAGCAATCATTCATGACAGCCATCCATGAGAATGAACTGCAAGTTCCACAAGGCAACATAAATCTGAACTACATACTGTAATGTTTTCCTCATTAAAGGCTCGATTTCTGCACAATCATCAACTACGGAGAGTTCGACAACGGCAACAAATGCAGCAACAAGCGATACAACACCGGCATCAACAACAACAGGCAGTACAACTCAGTCATCAGCTACAACTGCACCAAGTACATCGGCCAGTGCACAGTCGTCAACTACAGCTGCACCAGCTACATCGGCCGTTTCACAGTCAACAACTACAGCTGCACCAAGTACATCAGCCAGTACACAGTCAACTATAGCTGCATCAAGTACAGCAGCAAATCCACAGTCGTCAACTACAGCTGCACCAAGCACATCAGCCAATACACAGTCGTCAACTACAACTGCACCAAGTACATCGACCAATATTCAGTCGTCAACTACAGCTGCACCAAGTACATCGGCCAGTGCACAGTCGTCAACCACAGCTGCACCAAGTACATCGGCCAGTACACAGTCGTCAGCTACAGCTGCACAAAGTGCATCGGCAAATGCACAATCGTCAACTACAGCTGAACCAAGTGCATCAGCCAGTGAACAGTCATCAACAACAGCTTCACCAAGTACATCAGCCAATACACAGTCGTCAACTACAGCTGCACCAAGTACATTAGCCAAtacacagtcatcaactacagctgcacCAATTACATCGGCCAGTGCACAGCCGTCAACTACAGCTTCGCCAAGTACATCAGCCAAtacacagtcatcaactacagcCGCACCAAGTACATTAGCCAAtacacagtcatcaactacagctgcacCAATTACATCGGGCAGTACACAGTCGTCAACTACAGCTACACCTGGTACATCGGCCAGTGCACAGTCGTCAACTACAGCTGCACAAAGTACATCGGCCAGCacacagtcatcaactacagGCGTACCAAGTACATCGGCCAGTACACAATCGTCAACTACAGCTGCTGCAGGTACATCTGCCAGTGcacagtcatcaactacagcCGCAACAAGTACATCGGCCAAtacacagtcatcaactacagcCGCACCAAGTACATCGGCCAGTACACAGTCGTCAACTACAGCCACACCAAGTACATCGGCCAGTGCACAATCGTCAACTACAGCTTCACCAGCTACATCAGCCAGtacacagtcatcaactacagGCACAACAAGTACATCGGCCAAtacacagtcatcaactacagcCGCACCAAGTACATCGGCCAGTACACAGTCGTCAACTACAGCCACACCAAGTACATCGGCCAGTGCACAATCGTCAACTACAGCTTCACCAGCTACATCAGCCAGtacacagtcatcaactacagGCGCACCAAGTACATCGGCCAAtacacagtcatcaactacagcCGCACCAGGTACATCGGCCAGTGcacagtcatcaactacagcCGCACCAAGTACATCGGCCAGTACACAGTCGTCAACTACAGCCACACCAAGTACGTCGGCCAGTGcacagtcatcaactacagctgcaGTAGCTACATCGGCCAGTGCACAATCGTCAACTACAGCTTCACCAGCTACATCAGCCAGtacacagtcatcaactacagGCGCAACAAGTACATCGGCCAATACACAGTCATCAGCTACAGCTGCACCAAGTACATCGGCCAGTACACAGTCGTCAACTACAGCCGCACAAAGTACATCAGCCAATACACAGTCACCAACTACAGCCACAACAGGTACATCGGCCAGTGcacagtcatcaactacagctgcTCCAAGTACATCGGCCAGTGcacagtcatcaactacagcCGCACCAAGTACATCGGCCAGTACACAGTCGTCAACTACAGCCACACCAAGTACATCGGCCAGTGCACAATCGTCAACTACAGCTTCACCAGCTACATCAGCCAGtacacagtcatcaactacagGCACAACAAGTACATCGGCCAAtacacagtcatcaactacagcCGCACCAAGTACATCGGCCAGTACACAGTCGTCAACTACAGCCACACCAAGTACATCGGCCAGTGCACAATCGTCAACTACAGCTTCACCAGCTACATCAGCCAGtacacagtcatcaactacagGCGCACAAAGTACATCGGCCAAtacacagtcatcaactacagcCGCACCAGGTACATCGGCCAGTGcacagtcatcaactacagcCGCACCAAGTACATCGGCCAGtacacagtcatcaactacagctgcacCAGGTACATCGGCCAGTGCACAGTCGTCAACTACAGCCGCACCAAGTACATCGGCCAGTACACAGTCGTCAACTACAGCCACATCAAGTATGTCGGCCAGTGcacagtcatcaactacagctgcaGTAGCTACATCGGCCAGTGCACAGTCGTCAACTACAGGTGCACCAGCGACATCAGCCAGtacacagtcatcaactacagcCGTACCAAGTACATCAGCCAAtacacagtcatcaactacagctgcacCAAGTACATCGGCCAGTGCACAGTCGTCAACTACAGCTTCACCAGCTACATCAGCCAGTACACCgtcatcaactacagctgcacCAGCTACATCGGCCAGTGAACAGTCATCAACTTCAGCTGTACCAAGTACATCAGCCAATACACAGTTGTCAACTACAGCTGCACCAGCTACATCAGCCAGTATACAGTCATCAACTACAGGTGCACCAGCGACATCAGCCAGtacacagtcatcaactacagctgcacCAAGTACATCGGCCAGTACACAGTCGTCAACTACAGCTTCACCAGCTACATCAGCCAGTGcacagtcatcaactacagcCGTACCAAGTACATCAGCCAAtacacagtcatcaactacagctgcacCAAGTACATTGGCCAGTATACAGTTGTCAACTACAGCTGCACCAGCTACATCAGCCAGtacacagtcatcaactacagcttCACCAGCGACATCGGCCAGtacacagtcatcaactacagctgcacCAAGTACATCTGCCAGTGTACAGTCATCAGCTACAGCTGCTCCAAGTACATCGGCCAGTGcacagtcatcaactacagctgcTGCAGGTACATCTGCCAGTGCACAGTCATCAAATACAGCCGTACTAAGTACATTGGCCAGTACACAGTCGTCAACTACGGCTGCACCTGGTACATCGGCCAGTGCACAATCGTCAACTACAGCTTCACCAGCTACATCAGCCAGTGcacagtcatcaactacagcCGTACCAAGTACATCAGCCAATACACAGTCATCAACTGCAGGCGCACCAAGTACATCGGCCAAtacacagtcatcaactacagcCACACCAAGTACGTCGGCCAGTGCACAGACATCAACTACAGCTGCAGCAGCTACATCGGCCAGtacacagtcatcaactacagctgcacCAAGTACATCGGCCAGTATacagtcatcaactacagctgcTCCAAGTACATCGGCAAGTGcacagtcatcaactacagcCGCTGCAGGTACATCAGCCAGTGcacagtcatcaactacagcCGCACCAAGTACATCGGACAGTACACAGTCGTCAACTACAGCTTCACCAGCTACATCAGCCAGTGCACAGTCGTCAACTACAGCTGAACCAAGTACATCGGCCAGCGCACAGTCGTCAACTAGAGCTGCAGCAGCTACATCAGCCAGTACACAGTCATCAACGACAGCTTCACCTGCTACATCGGCCAGTGcacagtcatcaactacagcCGTACCAAATACATCAGCCAATACACAGTTATCAACTACAGCTGCACCAAGTACATCAGCCAGTGCACAGTCCTCAAGTACAGCTGCACCAGCTACATCAGCCAGtacacagtcatcaactacagctgcacCAGCTACATCAGCCGTTCCAGAGTCATCAACTACAGCCGCACCAAGTATATCGGCCAATACACAGTCATCATCTACAGCCGCACCAGCTCCATCGACCAGTGCAGAGTCATCAACTACATCTGCACCAAGTAGATCGGCCAGTACACAGTCGTCAACTACAGCTGCACCAGCTACATCGGCCAGTACACAGTCGTCAACTACAGCTGCACCAAGGTCATCGGCCAGtacacagtcatcaactacagctgcacCAGCTACATCGGCCATTTCACAGTCGTCAACTACCGCTGCAGAAAGTACATCGGCCAGTACACAGTCGTCAACTACAGCTGCACCAAGTACACCGGCCAGTGCACAGTTGATAACTACAGCTGCACCAAGTACATTGGCCAATACACAGTCATCAACTGAAGCTGCACCAAGTACATTGGCCAGTGTacagtcatcaactacagctgcacCAAGTACATCGGCCAATACACAGTCGTCAACTGCAGCTGCAGTAAGTACATCGGCCAATACAAAGTCATCAACTGAAGCTGCACCAAGTACATCAGCGAATACACAGTCATCAACTACGGCCGCAACAAGTACATTGGCTAATACACAGTCGTCAACTACAGCCGCACCAAGTACTTCGGCCAGTGAacagtcatcaactacagctgcacCAGCTACATCGGCCAGTGCACAGCTATCAACTACAGCTGCACTAAGTACATCGGCCAATACACAGTCATCAACTGAAGCTGCACCGAGTACATCAGCCAAtacacagtcatcaactacagctgcacCAAGTACATCGGCCAGTACACAGTCGTCAACTACAGCCGCAACAAGTACATCGGCCAATACACAGTCGTCAACTACAGCCGCACCAAGTACTTCGGCCAGTGAacagtcatcaactacagctgcacCAGCTACATCGGCCAGtacacagtcatcaactacagctgcacCAAGTACATCGGCCAGTGCACAGTCGTCAACTACGGCCGCAACAAGTACATCAGCTAATACACAGTCGTCAACTACAGCCGCACCAAATACTTCGGCCAGTGAacagtcatcaactacagctgAACCAGCTACATCGGCCAGTGCACAGTTATCAACTACAGCTGCACTAAGTACATCGGCCAATACACAGTCATCAACTGAAGCTGCACCAAGTACATCAGCCAAtacacagtcatcaactacagctgcacCGAGTACATCGGCCAGTACACAGTCGTCAACTACAGCTGCACCGAGTACATCGGCCAGTACACAGACGTCAACTACAGCCGCACCAAGTACTTCGGCCAGTGAACAGTCATCAACTGCAGCTGCACCAGCTACATCGGCCAGTGCACAGTTATCAACTACAGCTGCACTAAGTACATCGGCCAATACACAGTCATCAACTGAAGCTGCACCAAGTACATCAGCCAAtacacagtcatcaactacagctgcacCGAGTACATCGGCCAGTACACAGTCGTCAACTACAGCCGCAACAAGTACATCGGCCAATACACAGTCGTCAACTACAGCTGCACCAAGTACTTCGGCCAGTGAACAGTCATCAACTGCAGCTGCACCAGCTACATCGGCCAGtacacagtcatcaactacagctgcacCAAGTACATCGGCCAGTGCACAGTTATCAACTACAGCTGCACCAGCTACATCGGCCAATACAAAGTCATCAACTGAAGCTGCACCAAGTACATCAGCGAAtacacagtcatcaactacagctgcacCGAGTACATCAGCCAGTACACAGTCATCAACTACGGCCGCAACAGGTACATTGGCTAATACACAGTCGTCAACTACAGCCGCACCAAGTACTTCGGCCAGTGAacagtcatcaactacagctaCACCAGCTACATCGGCCAGTGCACAGCTATCAACTACAGCTGCACTAAGTACATCGGCCAATACACAGTCATCAACTGAAGCTGCACCAAGTACATCAGCCAAtacacagtcatcaactacagctgcacCGAGTACATCGGCCAGTACACAGTCGTCAACTACAGCTGCACCGAGTACATCGGCCAGTACACAGACGTCAACTACAGCCGCACCAAGTACTTCGGCCAGTGAACAGTCATCAACTGCAGCTGCACCAGCTACATCGGCCAGTGCACAGTTATCAACTACAGCTGCACTAAGTACATCGGCCAATACACAGTCATCAACTGAAGCTGCACCAAGTACATCAGCCAAtacacagtcatcaactacagctgcacCGAGTACATCGGCCAGTACACAGTCGTCAACTACAGCCGCAACAAGTACATCGGCCAATACACAGTCGTCAACTACAGCCGCACCAAGTACTTCGGCCAGTGAacagtcatcaactacagctgcacCAGCTACATCGGCCAGtacacagtcatcaactacagctgcacCAAGTACATCGGCTAGTGCACAGTCGTCAACTACGGCTGCAACAAGTACATTGGCTAATACACAGTCGTCAACTACAGCCGCACCAAGTACTTCGGCCAGTGAACAGTCATCAACTGCAGCTGCACCAGCTACATTGGCCAGTGCACAGTTATCAACTACAGCTGCACTAAGTACATCGGCCAATACACAGTCATCAACTGAAGCTGCACCAAGTACATCAGCCAAtacacagtcatcaactacagctgcacCGAGTACATCGGCCAGtacacagtcatcaactacagcCGCAACAAGTACATCGGCCAATACACAGTCGTCAACTACAGCCGCACCAAGTACTTCGGCCAGTGAACAGTCATCAACTGCAGCTGCACCAGCTACATCGGCCAGtacacagtcatcaactacagctgcacCAAGTACATCGGCCAGTGCACAGTCGTCAACTACGGCCGCAACAAGTACATTGGCTAATACACAGTCGTCAACTACAGCCGCACCAAGTACTTCGGCCAGTGAacagtcatcaactacagctgcacCAGCTACATCGGCCAGTGcacagtcatcaactacagctgcacCAAGTACATCGGCCAATACACAGTCATCAACTGAAGCTGCACCAAGTACATCAGCCAAtacacagtcatcaactacagctgcacCAAGTACATCGGCCAATGCACAGTCGTCAACTACGGCCGCAACAAGTACATCGGCTAATACACAGTCGTCAACTACGGCCGCAACAAGTACATCGGCTAAtacacagtcatcaactacagctgcacCAGCTACATCAGCCAGTGCACAGTTATCAACTACAGCTGCACTAAGTACATCGGCCAATACACAGTCATCAACTGAAGCTGCACCAAGTACATCAGCCAAtacacagtcatcaactacagctgcacCGAGTACATCGGCCAGTACACAGTCGTCAACTACAGCTGCAACAAGTACTTCGGCCAGTGAACAGTCATCAACTGCAGCTGCACCAGCTACATCGGCCAGtacacagtcatcaactacagctgcacCAAGTACATCGGCCAGTGCACAGTCGTCAACTACGGCCGCAACAAGTACATCGGCTAATACACAGTCGTCAACTACAGCCGCACCAAGTACTTCGGCCAGTGAacagtcatcaactacagctgcacCAGCTACATCGGCCAGTGCACAGTTATCAACTACAGCTGCACTAAGTACATCGGCCAATACACAGTCATCAACTGAAGCTGCACCAAGTACATCAGCCAAtacacagtcatcaactacagctgcacCGAGTACATCGGCCAGTACACAGTCGTCAACTACAGCCGCAACAAGTACATCGGCCAATACACAGTCGTCAACTACTACCGCACCGA
The Pristis pectinata isolate sPriPec2 chromosome 32, sPriPec2.1.pri, whole genome shotgun sequence DNA segment above includes these coding regions:
- the LOC127585220 gene encoding pneumococcal serine-rich repeat protein-like isoform X16, translating into MEILHPFLLLLLVGSISAQSSTTESSTTATNAATSDTTPASTTTGSTTQSSATTAPSTSASAQSSTTAAPATSAVSQSTTTAAPSTSASTQSTIAASSTAANPQSSTTAAPSTSANTQSSTTTAPSTSTNIQSSTTAAPSTSASAQSSTTAAPSTSASTQSSATAAQSASANAQSSTTAEPSASASEQSSTTASPSTSANTQSSTTAAPSTLANTQSSTTAAPITSASAQPSTTASPSTSANTQSSTTAAPSTLANTQSSTTAAPITSGSTQSSTTATPGTSASAQSSTTAAQSTSASTQSSTTGVPSTSASTQSSTTAAAGTSASAQSSTTAATSTSANTQSSTTAAPSTSASTQSSTTATPSTSASAQSSTTASPATSASTQSSTTGTTSTSANTQSSTTAAPSTSASTQSSTTATPSTSASAQSSTTASPATSASTQSSTTGAPSTSANTQSSTTAAPGTSASAQSSTTAAPSTSASTQSSTTATPSTSASAQSSTTAAVATSASAQSSTTASPATSASTQSSTTGATSTSANTQSSATAAPSTSASTQSSTTAAQSTSANTQSPTTATTGTSASAQSSTTAAPSTSASAQSSTTAAPSTSASTQSSTTATPSTSASAQSSTTASPATSASTQSSTTGTTSTSANTQSSTTAAPSTSASTQSSTTATPSTSASAQSSTTASPATSASTQSSTTGAQSTSANTQSSTTAAPGTSASAQSSTTAAPSTSASTQSSTTAAPGTSASAQSSTTAAPSTSASTQSSTTATSSMSASAQSSTTAAVATSASAQSSTTGAPATSASTQSSTTAVPSTSANTQSSTTAAPSTSASAQSSTTASPATSASTPSSTTAAPATSASEQSSTSAVPSTSANTQLSTTAAPATSASIQSSTTGAPATSASTQSSTTAAPSTSASTQSSTTASPATSASAQSSTTAVPSTSANTQSSTTAAPSTLASIQLSTTAAPATSASTQSSTTASPATSASTQSSTTAAPSTSASVQSSATAAPSTSASAQSSTTAAAGTSASAQSSNTAVLSTLASTQSSTTAAPGTSASAQSSTTASPATSASAQSSTTAVPSTSANTQSSTAGAPSTSANTQSSTTATPSTSASAQTSTTAAAATSASTQSSTTAAPSTSASIQSSTTAAPSTSASAQSSTTAAAGTSASAQSSTTAAPSTSDSTQSSTTASPATSASAQSSTTAEPSTSASAQSSTRAAAATSASTQSSTTASPATSASAQSSTTAVPNTSANTQLSTTAAPSTSASAQSSSTAAPATSASTQSSTTAAPATSAVPESSTTAAPSISANTQSSSTAAPAPSTSAESSTTSAPSRSASTQSSTTAAPATSASTQSSTTAAPRSSASTQSSTTAAPATSAISQSSTTAAESTSASTQSSTTAAPSTPASAQLITTAAPSTLANTQSSTEAAPSTLASVQSSTTAAPSTSANTQSSTAAAVSTSANTKSSTEAAPSTSANTQSSTTAATSTLANTQSSTTAAPSTSASEQSSTTAAPATSASAQLSTTAALSTSANTQSSTEAAPSTSANTQSSTTAAPSTSASTQSSTTAATSTSANTQSSTTAAPSTSASEQSSTTAAPATSASTQSSTTAAPSTSASAQSSTTAATSTSANTQSSTTAAPNTSASEQSSTTAEPATSASAQLSTTAALSTSANTQSSTEAAPSTSANTQSSTTAAPSTSASTQSSTTAAPSTSASTQTSTTAAPSTSASEQSSTAAAPATSASAQLSTTAALSTSANTQSSTEAAPSTSANTQSSTTAAPSTSASTQSSTTAATSTSANTQSSTTAAPSTSASEQSSTAAAPATSASTQSSTTAAPTTSASTQSSTTAAPSTSASAQSSTTAATSTSANTQSSTTAAPSTSASEQSSTTAAPATSASAQLSTTAALSTSANTQSSTEAAPSTSANTQSSTTAAPSTSASTQSSTTAATSTSANTQSSTTTAPSTSASEQSSTAAAPATSASTQSSTTAAPSTSASAQSSTSAAPATSASVLLSTTTSASTQSSTTAAPSTSASAQLSTTAVASTSASTQASTTAAPSTAASTTQSSAATTPTTSSTTTQTTSSPFSDTIDTDLVFSINETFDGDLKNPNSRRFQNLAKKIRDGLDKVYRNTTGYIRSEVKGFSEGSIVANCSLIFNNTGTPPSNSEVVKILASQLANGTDLGNLTIIRSTIKSGNNTLDNLEPISLNVSFVIEDRAFTTSLNDANSDEFVNLRNSVIDWLKRVLSSEFGSNSTSNYAVSFSNSTEMVQVTTNVQITTDKPENRPQLRDLFIRNITTSGFDIIISSVTVNGVTLVSQNFSIQLRFTNVNFTNDLNNRGSPRFRNISSIITKAVNNIFSSNRNYLDVVIERFVNGSILCDAQVNFQPSTTTRANVIQQLANNTAEFNSAGLTLDTDRLTNTTSTSTTTSTTTTTATTTSTTTTTATTTTATTTTASTTVNQPAPGRPFPGYAVAIIVMCGLALLALPFLVVLFVKTGFCSKVANALRLESPDNLDLRLPMFGGQSYNIN